The DNA region GACCTGATCGCCCACGCGCTGGGCGGTCCGGCCCGGCGCGTGGGCGGCCCGGCCGATTCCGCGGCCACCTGACAAGGCCGGCACCGGCCCTGTGGCCCGGCCATTCCCGGGACCCCGACGACCCGTCGGTGTCCGGCGCCCGAGCAGACCGAGGGGAAAAGGATGATAACGACGGGAATTCCCGGGAAGGGTCGCACACATTCGGGAATCGCCGTCCTGGGAACCGGCTCGTACCTGCCGGCCCGGGTGGTGAGCAATTCCGAGGCCGCCGCCCCCGCGGGCGTCACCGGGGAATGGATCGCGCGGAAGACCGGAATCTCCCGGCGCCGCCGTGCCGAGCCGGACCAGGCCGCCAGCGACCTCGCGGTGGCGGCCGGCCGGGCCGCCCTGGCGGACGCCGGGGTCCGCCCGGCCGACCTGGCGCTGATCATGGTCGCCACCTCCACCCCCGACTCCCCGCAGCCGCCGACCGCCAGCGTGGTCGCCGACCGGCTCGGCGCCGCCCCCGGCACCGCCGCCTTCGACGTCAACGCGGTCTGCAGCGGCTTCGTGTTCGCCCTCACCGCCGCCGAGCGGATGCTCACCGACGCCGCCCCCGGGTACGCGCTGGTGATCGGGGCCGACGTCTACTCGCGGATCCTCGACCCCACCGACCGGCGGACCGCCGTGCTGTTCGGCGACGGCGCCGGCGCGGTGGTGCTCGGCCCGGCCCCGGAGCCCGGCCGGGGCCTGCTTGCCGGCCGGCTGGCCGGGTTCGGCGCCGACCGCGGGCTGATCGGCGTCCCGGCCGGGGGGAGCCGGCTGCCCGCCAGCGCCGACACCCTCGCCCGGGGCCTGCACTGGTTCCGGATGGACGGCCGCGGTGTGCGCGAGTTCGTCGAGACCCGGCTGCCGGAGGCCGTCCGGTCCTTCCTGGCCGACGCCGGGTTCGCGCCCGGCGACCTGGCCGGGTTCGTGCCCCACCAGGCCAACGGGCTGCTGCTCGCCGACCTCGCCGACCGGCTCGGCATCCCGGCCGCCCGCACCTGCACCACCGTCGAGGAGTACGGCAACACCGGCTCGGCCTCGATCGCCGTCACCCTCGACCGGGCCGCCAGGGCGGGCCGTTTCGCCGCCGGGGACCTGGTGCTGCTGGCCGGCTTCGGCGGCGGCATGGCGATCGGCCTCGCGCTGCTGCGCTGGTGACCGCACCGCCGCCGCTTCGCCCCGCCACCGCACCGCCCGTCCCGCTCCGCCCCCGCTCCGCCCCCGCTCCGCCTCACCTGCCAGACCCACCGCCCGCCGGACCCACCACCTGCCACACCGACCGCCCGCCACACCGACCGACAAGGAGATCACCGTGCTGGACGACGCCATGGTGGACGCGTACCTCGCCCGGATCGGCGCCGAACGGCCCGAGCGGGCCGACCTCGCCGCGCTCACCCGCATCCAGGAGCGGCACGTGCTGTCCGTGCCGTTCGAGAACCTCGGCTACCACCTCGACGAGCCGATCCACATGGACGAGCAGGTCCTCGACAAGATCGTCCGCCAGCGCCGCGGCGGCGGCTGCTACGAGGTCAACCCGGCCCTCTCGTTCCTGCTCACCGCACTCGGCTACCAGGTCGAGATCCTCCCCGGCCGGGTCCACCGCCCCGGCGGCACGCTCGGCGCGGCCATGTGCCACCTGGCCCTGCGGGTCACCGTCGACGGCGAACAGTGGCTGGTGGACACCGGCTTCGGCCGCAACAGCCGGCACCCGCTCCGGCTGGCCTCCCGCGAGGTCCAGCACGACCCGGACGGCGACTTCCTGCTCGCCGACGTCGAGGGCGGCGGCTTCGACGTGCTGCTCAACGGCAAGCCGCTGTACCGGCTGGAGGACCGCCCGGTCCGCATCGAGGACTTCCGCCCCACCCTCTGGTGGTACCGCACCGCGCCCGAATCCCCGTTCCTGCAGGACGTGTTCTGCTCGCTGCGGACCGAGGACGGCCGGATCACGCTCAAGGGCAACCAGCTCTCCACGGTGGCCGGCAGCGAGCGCTCCAGCGAGGAGTTCGTCGGCGACGCCGCCGTCCTGGAGGCCTACAAGACCCACTTCGGGTTCAGCCTGGACCGGCTGCCCGACCAGCCGGACGGCGGCGTCACCGCCGGCGTCCAGACGGGATGACCGCCATGACCACCAGCGAACCCCGTACCGCGGCCGGGCACCGCGCGGCCCCGGCGCCCACCGACCCGGCCCGGCTGCCCGCCGTCTTCGCCGAGGCCTTCAACACCGGCGACCAGACGGCCGTCGAGGAGCTCTTCGAGCCCGGCGCGGTGTTCGTCGACCGCCCCGGCGTGGTGGTGACCGGCGACGAACGGCGCGCCGCGACCGCCCGCTTCCTCGCGCTCGGCCTGCCGATCCGGATCACCCTGCGGCACTGCTACGTCAACGGCGACCTCGCCCTGCTGATCGGCGACTACCTGATCGAGGGCGAGGGACCGGACGGGCCGGTCCGCTCCGAGGGCACCGCCACCGACGTCGCCCGGCGCGGCGCCGACGGCCGCTGGCGCTACGCCATCGACAACCCGCCCGGCACCGACCGCTGACCCCCCACCCCTGGAAGGACCGCTGTGTCTCCTGCCGCCGATCCCGCCGCCGACCCGGTGCTGGACCTCCCGTTCGACGCCGTGCCCGACCCCGAGGAGTACCTGCGCGCCGCCATGCGCTGGCACTTCTCGCCCGGGACCGGTTCCCCGTTCTGGCTCTCCCGGGCCGCCTCCCTCGGCTTCGACCCGCTCACCGAGGTCCGCACCCACGCGGACCTCGCCAGGTTCCCCAACCTCGCCAACGAACTGCGCACGGCCCGCGTGGAGGACCTCGTCCCGCGCGGCTACGGCGACCGCCCCGGGGTGGTCGGCGTCTACGAGAGCGGCGGCACCACCGGCGCGCCCAAGCGGATCGTGCTGCTGCGCGACTGGCTGGACCGGCTGCTCGGCTGGTCCAGCGCCCAGCTCGACGGCCACGGCGTGCCGCAGGGCGTCAACTGGCTCGTCGTCGCGCCCACCGGCCCGCACATGGTCGGCGACGTCATCAAGGC from Kitasatospora sp. NBC_00458 includes:
- a CDS encoding 3-oxoacyl-ACP synthase III family protein — encoded protein: MITTGIPGKGRTHSGIAVLGTGSYLPARVVSNSEAAAPAGVTGEWIARKTGISRRRRAEPDQAASDLAVAAGRAALADAGVRPADLALIMVATSTPDSPQPPTASVVADRLGAAPGTAAFDVNAVCSGFVFALTAAERMLTDAAPGYALVIGADVYSRILDPTDRRTAVLFGDGAGAVVLGPAPEPGRGLLAGRLAGFGADRGLIGVPAGGSRLPASADTLARGLHWFRMDGRGVREFVETRLPEAVRSFLADAGFAPGDLAGFVPHQANGLLLADLADRLGIPAARTCTTVEEYGNTGSASIAVTLDRAARAGRFAAGDLVLLAGFGGGMAIGLALLRW
- a CDS encoding arylamine N-acetyltransferase family protein; its protein translation is MLDDAMVDAYLARIGAERPERADLAALTRIQERHVLSVPFENLGYHLDEPIHMDEQVLDKIVRQRRGGGCYEVNPALSFLLTALGYQVEILPGRVHRPGGTLGAAMCHLALRVTVDGEQWLVDTGFGRNSRHPLRLASREVQHDPDGDFLLADVEGGGFDVLLNGKPLYRLEDRPVRIEDFRPTLWWYRTAPESPFLQDVFCSLRTEDGRITLKGNQLSTVAGSERSSEEFVGDAAVLEAYKTHFGFSLDRLPDQPDGGVTAGVQTG
- a CDS encoding YybH family protein; translation: MTTSEPRTAAGHRAAPAPTDPARLPAVFAEAFNTGDQTAVEELFEPGAVFVDRPGVVVTGDERRAATARFLALGLPIRITLRHCYVNGDLALLIGDYLIEGEGPDGPVRSEGTATDVARRGADGRWRYAIDNPPGTDR